In the genome of Mycteria americana isolate JAX WOST 10 ecotype Jacksonville Zoo and Gardens chromosome 7, USCA_MyAme_1.0, whole genome shotgun sequence, one region contains:
- the LOC142413140 gene encoding leucine-rich repeat-containing protein 3-like, whose product MGEALQERRGAALLPRSCCSHWGTASSHAKLARCKMTLTTMPAASVALAFFCLLLCVPWGSSCPPSCQCTERAGAKAVLCSSRHLEEIPKDIPKDAVFLKLDANSITRIPSNAFRHLSHLEELDLSRNAIEKIDRAAFKGVAAGLRTLDLSSNRIRSIPKEALLALNAKLRLANNPWHCECALQEVLWEARLDPDSIQDITCHTAPREEYVGKPLLQVLDAGVNFCSVRQRTTDVAMFITMFGWFTMVIAYVICYVRHNREDTCKHVEYLKSLPSTQGHAETTSTAL is encoded by the coding sequence ATGGGAGAGGCTTTGCAGGAGCGCAGaggagctgccctgctgcccaggagctgctgcagccactggGGAACTGCCAGCAGCCATGCCAAGCTGGCCAGGTGCAAGATGACCCTCACGACCATGCCGGCAGCCAGCGTTGCCCTGGCTTTCTTTTGCCTCCTGCTGTGCGtcccctggggcagctcctgccccccgAGTTGCCAGTGCACAGAGCGGGCAGGGGCGAAGGCTGTCCTCTGCAGCTCCCGGCACTTGGAAGAGATTCCCAAGGACATCCCCAAAGATGCAGTGTTCCTCAAGCTGGATGCCAACAGCATCACCAGGATCCCCAGCAATGCCTTCAGGCACCTCTCCCACCTGGAGGAACTCGACCTCTCCAGGAACGCCATTGAGAAGATTGACAGGGCGGCTTTCAAAGGGGTGGCTGCCGGGCTGCGTACCCTCGACCTCTCCAGCAACCGGATCCGCAGCATCCCCAAGGAGGCCTTGCTGGCGCTCAATGCCAAGCTCCGGCTGGCCAACAACCCCTGGCACTGCGAGTGTGCCTTGCAGGAGGTGTTGTGGGAGGCACGGTTGGACCCCGACTCCATCCAGGACATCACCTGCCACACGGCCCCACGTGAGGAGTACGTGGGCAAGCCGCTGCTCCAGGTGCTGGATGCTGGCGTCAACTTCTGCAGCGTGCGTCAGAGGACCACGGACGTGGCCATGTTCATCACCATGTTCGGCTGGTTCACCATGGTCATTGCCTATGTGATCTGCTATGTCCGGCACAATCGAGAGGACACCTGCAAGCATGTGGAGTACCTGAAGTCACTGCCGAGCACCCAGGGCCATGCAGAGACTACCAGCACTGCCCTGTAG